A genome region from Magnolia sinica isolate HGM2019 chromosome 8, MsV1, whole genome shotgun sequence includes the following:
- the LOC131253406 gene encoding inactive receptor-like serine/threonine-protein kinase At2g40270 isoform X3 encodes MESCWRLEMHFFLLLSLLLLNLNRLYSLNSEGIALLSFRERVEKDPYGSLSNWNGYDDKDPCLWFGVVCVDGEVVNLNLQDLCLKGTLAPELGKLSHMKYLILHNNSFSGIIPKEIGELKELEVLDVGNNNLSGPLPSELSSALSLQILLLSHNRFLNSMSAELHELSMHSKFLVDENMLSDAAREAIWNQRYIARNIKEVKDAGNRRLLEHEGGSAPSNGKSDKKRNHTHSSPSSSPSPSLPPSLAPLDTTTTDSPPPRLSSPVHSPAASPSPLGSTASGSQKHTLLWKMSLVLGASFLLTVSIIGVLFCRKHKVVTVRPWATGLSGQLQKAFVTGVPSLKRQEIEAACEDFSNIIGSSPDSKVYKGTLSNGVEIAVTSTAVASVKDWSKNLETHFRKKIDTLSKVNHKNFVNLLGYCKEEEPFTRMMVFEYAPNGTLFEHLHIKEAEHLDWATRLRIAMGMAYCLDHMHQLNPPIAHKNLQSKTVYLSDDYAAKISEFTFWNEVTTVKKRSNDTELSNMSPSELEHNVYSFGVVLLEMMSGKLPFSENEGQLIDWALDYLSKARPISDLMDPTLKAYQEEEASALLGVILPCINPNPKKRPSMREVTARLREITGMTLDAATPKLSPLWWAELEILSTSDAS; translated from the exons ATGGAGAGCTGTTGGAGGCTGGAGATGCATTTCTTTCTTTTACTATCTTTGCTGCTTCTGAATTTGAATCGCTTGTACTCTCTCAACTCAGAAG GGATTGCGCTCTTGAGTTTTCGGGAGAGAGTGGAGAAGGATCCGTACGGTTCTCTGTCGAATTGGAACGGTTACGATGACAAGGACCCATGTTTGTGGTTTGGTGTGGTATGCGTGGATGGCGAAGTCGTAAATCT GAACTTACAAGATCTCTGTCTCAAAGGAACACTGGCACCTGAGCTCGGCAAACTTAGTCACATGAAATATCT TATCTTACACAATAATTCTTTCTCTGGGATCATTCCCAAGGAGATCGGAGAACTGAAGGAGCTAGAGGTATTGGATGTGGGAAACAATAATCTTAGTGGGCCACTTCCATCTGAGCTCAGCAGTGCTTTGTCCCTTCAAATCCT GCTCCTCAGCCACAACAGGTTCTTGAATAGCATGTCTGCTGAACTTCATGAGCTCAGTATGCATTCCAAGTTTCTCGTTGATGAGAACATGCTATCTGATGCTGCACGAGAAGCAATCTGGAACCAAAGATACATTGCAAG GAATATCAAGGAAGTTAAAGATGCTGGCAATCGGAGATTGCTGGAGCATGAGGGTGGATCTGCTCCGTCCAACGGCAAAAGTGATAAGAAAAGAAATCACACTCATTCATCACCGTCATCTTCTCCATCACCTTCGCTGCCACCGTCCCTTGCTCCATTGGACACTACTACTACTGACTCTCCACCACCACGTCTTTCGTCGCCAGTGCATTCACCCGCTGCAAGTCCGTCACCATTAGGGAGCACAGCTTCTGGATCACAGAAACATACGCTTTTGTGGAAGATGTCTTTAGTTTTAGGGGCTTCCTTTCTTCTTACCGTTTCTATCATAGGTGTTCTCTTTTGTCGAAAACATAAAGTTGTGACCGTCAGACCTTGGGCCACAGGTTTAAGTGGGCAGTTGCAGAAAGCCTTCGTAACAG GTGTACCAAGCCTCAAACGACAGGAGATTGAAGCTGCTTGTGAAGATTTCAGTAACATTATCGGTTCTTCACCGGATAGCAAAGTGTACAAAGGGACGCTGTCAAATGGAGTTGAAATAGCGGTGACGTCTACTGCTGTGGCGTCTGTCAAGGATTGGTCGAAAAATTTAGAAACCCACTTCAGGAAGAAG ATAGACACATTGTCGAAAGTGAACCACAAGAATTTTGTGAACCTACTTGGGTATTGCAAAGAAGAGGAGCCTTTCACAAGGATGATGGTTTTCGAGTATGCCCCAAATGGAACACTCTTTGAGCATCTACACA TAAAAGAAGCCGAACACTTGGACTGGGCGACAAGGCTGCGTATTGCAATGGGAATGGCATATTGCCTTGACCACATGCACCAGCTCAATCCACCCATTGCCCATAAGAATCTACAATCAAAGACTGTCTATCTATCTGATGACTACGCGGCTAAGATATCCGAATTCACTTTTTGGAATGAGGTGACCACTGTCAAGAAGCGTTCGAATGATACGGAGCTCTCAAACATGTCGCCATCAGAACTGGAACACAATGTTTACAGCTTCGGTGTGGTATTATTGGAGATGATGTCGGGTAAGCTCCCATTTTCAGAGAATGAAGGCCAACTGATTGACTGGGCATTGGATTATCTGAGTAAGGCACGGCCCATCAGTGACTTGATGGACCCCACCCTTAAAGCTTACCAAGAGGAGGAGGCCAGTGCACTGTTAGGTGTGATACTACCTTGTATCAATCCCAATCCAAAGAAGAGACCGTCGATGAGGGAGGTGACTGCTCGGTTGAGAGAAATTACAGGAATGACGCTGGATGCAGCGACTCCAAAGCTATCTCCTCTTTGGTGGGCAGAGCTTGAGATTCTTTCTACTTCTGATGCAAGCTAA